In the Flavobacterium pallidum genome, one interval contains:
- the gpmI gene encoding 2,3-bisphosphoglycerate-independent phosphoglycerate mutase has translation MNKKVILMILDGWGKSPDPKVSAPDNAYIPFIKNLLANYPTAELRTDGLNVGLPEGQMGNSEVGHMNLGAGRIIYQDLVKINLAVENKTFNKEKAVADAFHYAKEYDKDVHLLGLVSDGGVHSHINHLKGLIDAAHDYGLEKVFVHAFTDGRDVDPKSGTGFIGDIVNHVKGTSVKLASIIGRYYAMDRDKRWERVKQAYDLLVHANGTHSKDAVKSIEENYAKNITDEFLPPIVMTNENDEPLVTIKEGDVVIFFNFRTDRGRQLTEVLSQKDHPDENMHKMNLYYVTMTNYDDTFQNIYRVFDKDNITETLGEVLEKANKEQIRIAETEKYPHVTFFFSGGREAPFEGETRILRNSPKVATYDLQPEMSAYELADALVPELDKGEVDFVCLNFANGDMVGHTGVMAAAIKACEAVDKCAEKVITAALRNHYTTIVIADHGNCETMINPDGTPNTAHTTNPVPIILVDPELKNVHNGVLGDIAPTILELMGIPKPDAMTRHSLL, from the coding sequence ATGAATAAGAAAGTCATTCTGATGATCCTGGACGGTTGGGGAAAATCCCCGGATCCAAAGGTTTCAGCTCCCGATAATGCGTATATTCCTTTCATAAAAAACCTGCTTGCAAATTACCCGACCGCTGAATTGCGCACGGACGGACTCAACGTCGGCCTTCCTGAAGGGCAAATGGGGAATTCCGAAGTAGGGCATATGAATTTAGGTGCCGGAAGGATTATTTACCAGGATTTGGTCAAAATCAATCTTGCCGTAGAGAACAAGACATTCAATAAGGAAAAAGCCGTTGCCGATGCGTTCCATTATGCAAAAGAATACGACAAGGATGTGCATTTGCTGGGCTTGGTTTCAGATGGCGGCGTGCATTCGCACATCAACCACCTTAAGGGACTTATTGATGCGGCGCATGATTATGGCCTGGAAAAAGTATTCGTACACGCCTTTACCGATGGCCGTGACGTGGACCCAAAATCTGGAACGGGTTTCATCGGCGATATCGTGAACCATGTAAAAGGGACTTCGGTTAAACTCGCTTCGATCATCGGAAGGTATTATGCGATGGACCGTGACAAACGCTGGGAGCGCGTGAAACAGGCTTACGATCTGCTGGTCCATGCCAATGGAACGCATTCAAAAGATGCCGTAAAGAGCATCGAGGAAAATTATGCCAAAAACATCACTGACGAATTCCTGCCCCCGATAGTGATGACAAACGAGAATGATGAACCTTTGGTGACAATCAAGGAAGGCGATGTGGTGATTTTCTTCAATTTCAGGACCGATCGCGGGAGGCAGCTTACGGAAGTGCTTTCGCAGAAAGACCATCCGGACGAGAATATGCACAAAATGAATTTGTATTACGTCACCATGACCAATTATGACGATACATTCCAGAATATTTACCGTGTTTTCGACAAAGACAACATTACTGAAACTTTGGGCGAGGTGTTGGAAAAAGCCAATAAAGAGCAAATAAGGATTGCCGAAACGGAAAAATACCCGCACGTGACGTTTTTCTTTTCGGGCGGAAGGGAAGCGCCTTTTGAAGGGGAAACGCGTATTTTGAGGAATTCACCTAAGGTCGCCACTTATGATTTGCAACCGGAAATGAGCGCTTATGAACTGGCCGATGCTTTGGTTCCCGAGCTAGATAAAGGTGAAGTGGATTTCGTATGCCTGAATTTTGCCAACGGAGATATGGTAGGCCATACCGGCGTGATGGCCGCTGCAATCAAGGCCTGTGAAGCAGTCGACAAATGTGCTGAGAAGGTCATCACGGCAGCACTAAGGAACCATTACACCACCATCGTCATAGCCGATCATGGGAACTGCGAAACGATGATTAACCCCGATGGCACACCCAATACCGCGCATACAACAAATCCCGTCCCGATCATCCTTGTGGATCCCGAACTTAAAAACGTACACAATGGGGTTTTGGGCGATATCGCTCCGACCATACTGGAACTCATGGGCATCCCTAAACCTGACGCGATGACAAGGCATTCGCTGCTGTAA